Proteins found in one Pontibacter sp. SGAir0037 genomic segment:
- a CDS encoding TlpA disulfide reductase family protein produces the protein MATHNIKANIQGLGDDEILVSYYPILTPDDNSGDSVQDTLVAKEGYFTCNIPGAAPLMVYLMPKKAIYTRRDGSPYWAREKAIIVLVKPGDKLEIEGELKELYMDYTVKGTEFNEQYTKVRKSYIEAVSEAVAVELQLDTLIANNGDKTLINELFQKRNRIKGIGGEAKLEYVKNNLNKDLAAYFLLDQSWENLGKLYPALAPDVRNGLFKTMLESQLDTYDKYTKIQKAKQIIKEGETAPEFKLPSLAGDFALNTVKGRYIVLDFWGSWCAPCVKGFPKMKEYYSKYKGSIEFIGIDCNETEEAWRTAVQKHELLWPQVIDTSETEANVAVRYGVEAYPTKFILDQDKKIIAKFIGEDDSFYKKLDELMEAK, from the coding sequence ATGGCGACACATAATATCAAGGCCAATATCCAAGGTTTAGGAGATGATGAAATTCTGGTTTCGTATTATCCTATATTAACTCCAGATGATAACTCAGGAGATTCTGTACAGGATACATTGGTTGCTAAAGAAGGGTATTTTACCTGTAATATACCCGGAGCTGCGCCATTGATGGTGTACCTTATGCCAAAGAAAGCCATTTATACTAGAAGAGATGGCAGTCCTTATTGGGCAAGAGAAAAAGCTATAATTGTATTAGTAAAGCCTGGTGATAAGCTAGAGATTGAGGGAGAGCTAAAAGAGCTTTACATGGATTATACGGTTAAAGGCACAGAATTTAATGAGCAATATACAAAGGTAAGGAAAAGTTACATTGAAGCAGTATCGGAGGCTGTAGCAGTGGAGCTTCAGCTTGATACACTTATAGCCAATAACGGTGACAAAACATTGATCAATGAGCTTTTTCAGAAGCGTAATAGAATAAAAGGAATAGGAGGAGAAGCAAAGCTGGAATATGTCAAAAACAATTTAAACAAGGATTTGGCAGCTTATTTTCTTTTGGATCAGTCTTGGGAGAATTTAGGGAAACTTTATCCTGCTCTGGCACCTGATGTTCGAAATGGTCTGTTTAAGACAATGCTCGAAAGCCAGCTGGATACCTATGATAAGTATACTAAAATACAGAAAGCGAAACAGATTATAAAAGAAGGCGAAACAGCCCCTGAGTTTAAATTGCCTTCACTCGCCGGAGACTTTGCTTTAAATACAGTAAAAGGCCGATATATTGTATTAGACTTTTGGGGAAGTTGGTGTGCACCTTGTGTAAAAGGTTTTCCTAAGATGAAAGAATACTACTCTAAGTATAAAGGCAGCATCGAGTTTATTGGTATAGATTGCAATGAGACTGAAGAGGCCTGGAGAACAGCAGTGCAGAAGCACGAACTACTCTGGCCACAAGTGATCGATACATCGGAAACTGAGGCTAATGTAGCGGTAAGGTATGGTGTAGAAGCTTATCCTACTAAATTCATACTGGATCAGGATAAAAAGATTATAGCTAAGTTTATTGGCGAAGATGACAGCTTCTATAAGAAATTAGATGAATTGATGGAGGCGAAGTAA